A genome region from Mugil cephalus isolate CIBA_MC_2020 chromosome 13, CIBA_Mcephalus_1.1, whole genome shotgun sequence includes the following:
- the aprt gene encoding adenine phosphoribosyltransferase, which yields MAQSSESKLQLVQRHIRAFPDFPKKGILFRDICPILKDAAALSAVIDLFEDHVRNNYKQVELIVGLDARGFLFGPMLAQRLGIGFVLVRKKGKLPGATLSVTYDLEYGKAEVEIQEDAVASGQKVLLIDDLLATGGTLCAACELMEKQQATILGCLVVIELKELNGSDKLKPHSVFSLVQY from the exons ATGGCTCAAAGCTCAGAATCCAAACTACAGCTGGTTCAGCGGCATATAAGAGCCTTCCCGGACTTCCCGAAGAAGGGCATTCTGTTCAG AGACATCTGTCCGATCCTGAAGGATGCAGCTGCTCTCTCAGCCGTCATCGACCTGTTTGAAGACCACGTGAGGAACAATTACAAGCAGGTTGAGCTGATCGTAG gtttaGATGCTCGGGGGTTCCTGTTCGGGCCCATGCTTGCCCAGAGGCTGGGTATTGGCTTTGTCTtggtgagaaaaaaagggaagctGCCTGGAGCCACGTTGTCTGTGACTTATGATTTGGAGTATGGCAag GCAGAAGTAGAGATCCAGGAGGATGCCGTGGCTTCAGGACAGAAGGTTCTCCTCATTGATGACCTCCTTGCCACTGGAG gaaCGCTGTGTGCAGCCTGTGAGctgatggagaagcagcaggcCACGATTCTGGGATGCTTGGTGGTGATTGAGCTCAAAGAGCTGAATGGCAGCGACAAACTGAAACCACACAGTGTGTTCTCCCTGGTTCAGTACTGA